From the Nitrospira sp. genome, one window contains:
- a CDS encoding OmpA family protein, with product MMYRGASQLMLGGMALVLLTAPGCSNMKWFQSGSDEASNSEPSLSASSGASGGYGSGEAGRNGRLPSFGRQQDGAEAEGGRLRGFSPLVNGEIASEERLSRSPYGNMLTSNAYDEKWAAEIRREEAAALEAGLKDVFYGYDRYNVADNDGVAALTVNAEWLKENPKALLKISGHCDERGTHDYNLVLGEKRAKAAKSFMVDMGVSPKQVAIVSYGKDRPFCADHDEACHQQNRRGHMLLRK from the coding sequence ATGATGTACCGAGGCGCGTCGCAGCTGATGTTGGGCGGAATGGCACTGGTTCTGTTAACGGCACCGGGCTGCAGCAATATGAAATGGTTCCAGTCCGGCTCGGACGAAGCCTCCAACTCGGAACCGTCCTTGTCGGCCTCGTCTGGCGCGTCGGGTGGATACGGAAGTGGTGAAGCGGGGCGTAATGGGCGCCTTCCTTCATTCGGCCGGCAGCAGGATGGAGCGGAGGCGGAGGGAGGGCGGTTGCGCGGCTTCTCACCCTTGGTGAACGGAGAAATCGCAAGCGAAGAACGCCTGAGCCGGAGTCCGTACGGGAACATGTTGACGTCCAATGCGTATGATGAGAAGTGGGCTGCCGAAATCCGGCGTGAGGAAGCGGCGGCGCTGGAAGCCGGCCTTAAGGACGTGTTTTACGGGTACGACCGCTATAACGTGGCGGACAACGACGGCGTCGCGGCCTTGACCGTGAATGCCGAATGGCTGAAGGAGAATCCCAAGGCGCTCCTGAAGATCTCCGGCCATTGCGATGAACGCGGCACGCATGATTACAATCTGGTGCTTGGGGAAAAGCGGGCCAAGGCGGCCAAGAGCTTCATGGTCGATATGGGGGTCAGCCCCAAACAAGTGGCGATCGTCTCCTATGGAAAGGATCGTCCCTTCTGCGCCGATCATGACGAGGCCTGCCATCAACAGAATCGGCGCGGGCATATGTTGCTGCGCAAATAG